In Methanoregula sp., a single genomic region encodes these proteins:
- the fdhF gene encoding formate dehydrogenase subunit alpha translates to MSELNKDSLKYTATTCPYCGVGCGLNLVSNGNELVGVEPYKRSPINEGKLCPKGTTCWETVQKPGRLTKPLIKKGDKFEEASWDEATDLITKKFSEAHKQGGPRALGFHTSCRTVNEDCYALQKWARVAFQTNNVDNCARICHGPSVAGLSLSFGSGAATNPFEDVLNADLIVMWGSNAVEAHPLAGRRVMQAKKKGIPIVVVDPRFSPTARLADKWIRFTPSTHIALANNMMYYIIKEGLEDKEYIKERTKGFEDLKKTVENYADATKIHGVPQETVKEFARQYANAKNAVIIYCLGITELTTGTDNVRSMGNLALLTGNVGRPGVGVNPLRGQNNVQGACDMGAYPNVFSGYQAVAVPENRAKMEKAWGMKEGTLPDWYGVTLTEQITQCGDPIKAMYILGLNPVVSYPDSNHVRRSLDKLDFLVIQDIYWTESCEYADVVLPGTCFAEKDGTFTSGERRVNRVRKAVDGPGESKYDWEIIGMLGKKMGLKGFDWKTAKDVWDDMRSVTPGQFGVTYEKMEKPESVHWPCPTVEHPGTPILHVGKFSAADGKGTMFGLEYRPPAEVADAEYPYTLMTGRIIFHYHTRTQTDRSPTLHNDVPENYMQMNTLDAKELGIKPYEKVKVTSRRGESIAIARVTDDVAPKVLFMPMHFAHGANDLTNTALDPLSKMPELKHCAVKVEKIKEA, encoded by the coding sequence ATGAGCGAACTAAATAAGGATTCTCTTAAGTATACAGCAACGACCTGTCCCTACTGCGGGGTTGGCTGCGGCCTTAACCTCGTATCCAATGGGAATGAGCTCGTTGGTGTCGAACCGTACAAGCGGTCCCCGATCAACGAAGGCAAGCTCTGCCCGAAAGGTACGACCTGCTGGGAAACCGTCCAGAAGCCCGGCCGGCTGACCAAACCCCTGATCAAGAAGGGTGACAAGTTCGAGGAAGCCTCGTGGGACGAAGCTACTGACCTGATTACAAAGAAGTTTTCAGAGGCGCACAAACAGGGCGGCCCCAGGGCGCTGGGTTTCCATACCTCGTGCCGTACCGTGAATGAGGACTGTTATGCCCTGCAGAAGTGGGCCCGTGTTGCCTTCCAGACCAACAACGTCGACAACTGTGCCCGTATCTGCCATGGACCGTCTGTTGCCGGTCTCTCGCTCTCGTTCGGTTCCGGTGCAGCCACCAACCCGTTCGAAGATGTCCTGAATGCGGACCTCATCGTCATGTGGGGTTCCAATGCAGTTGAGGCCCACCCCCTCGCCGGCCGCCGCGTCATGCAGGCCAAGAAGAAGGGCATCCCGATCGTTGTCGTTGACCCCCGGTTCAGCCCGACTGCACGGCTTGCTGACAAGTGGATCCGGTTCACCCCGTCGACCCACATCGCCCTTGCCAACAACATGATGTACTACATCATCAAGGAAGGCCTTGAGGACAAGGAGTACATCAAGGAACGCACGAAAGGCTTTGAGGATCTCAAAAAGACTGTCGAGAATTATGCTGACGCTACGAAAATCCACGGTGTCCCGCAAGAGACGGTCAAAGAGTTTGCCCGCCAGTATGCAAATGCAAAGAATGCAGTCATCATCTACTGCCTCGGCATCACCGAGTTAACCACCGGTACCGACAATGTCCGGTCCATGGGGAACCTCGCACTGCTCACCGGAAATGTCGGACGCCCCGGTGTCGGTGTTAACCCGCTCCGTGGACAGAACAACGTGCAGGGTGCCTGCGACATGGGTGCATACCCGAACGTCTTCTCCGGCTACCAGGCAGTTGCCGTCCCCGAGAACCGTGCCAAGATGGAGAAGGCATGGGGCATGAAAGAAGGAACCCTTCCCGACTGGTATGGTGTCACCTTAACCGAACAGATCACCCAGTGCGGTGACCCGATCAAGGCGATGTACATCCTCGGCCTGAACCCTGTGGTCTCCTACCCTGATTCGAACCACGTAAGGAGATCCCTTGACAAACTCGACTTCCTTGTTATCCAGGATATTTACTGGACCGAGAGCTGCGAGTACGCAGATGTTGTCCTTCCCGGCACCTGCTTTGCCGAGAAAGACGGCACATTCACCAGCGGCGAGCGCCGTGTCAACCGTGTAAGGAAAGCCGTTGACGGTCCCGGCGAGTCGAAATATGACTGGGAGATCATCGGCATGCTCGGAAAGAAGATGGGCCTCAAGGGCTTTGACTGGAAGACCGCAAAGGATGTCTGGGACGACATGCGCTCAGTCACCCCCGGCCAGTTCGGCGTAACCTACGAAAAGATGGAAAAACCTGAATCTGTCCACTGGCCCTGCCCGACTGTCGAGCACCCGGGAACCCCGATCCTCCACGTAGGAAAGTTCTCCGCAGCAGATGGCAAGGGCACCATGTTCGGCCTCGAGTACCGCCCGCCCGCGGAAGTCGCCGACGCAGAGTACCCGTACACGCTCATGACCGGTCGTATCATCTTCCACTACCACACCCGGACCCAGACAGACCGGAGCCCGACCCTGCACAACGATGTACCTGAAAACTACATGCAGATGAACACACTGGATGCAAAGGAACTCGGCATCAAGCCGTACGAGAAGGTCAAGGTTACAAGCCGCCGTGGCGAATCCATCGCTATTGCACGCGTAACCGATGATGTCGCCCCGAAAGTTCTGTTCATGCCCATGCACTTTGCCCATGGTGCAAACGACCTCACCAACACAGCACTCGACCCGCTCTCCAAGATGCCGGAACTCAAGCACTGTGCTGTCAAGGTTGAGAAGATCAAGGAGGCCTGA